The nucleotide window TGGGAAGAGATGGGCCGGTTTCCGACCATGTTGGGAAGGCTGACATCCTCAGAGATCGGTTCAAAAACCTGATGGGTACGCCTTTCGTGTGATCTACAACACTGAATTGGGAGGAGCTGGGGATGCCGCGAAGACAGCTAGAGCACCTGGACGGGGCGTTCACAGAGACTGAGCTTTTATCGGCGATCAAAGAAATGCATGGCGAGAAAGCACCGGGGCCTGATGGATTCACTGGGGCTTTCTTCAAGCGATGTTGGATGATCATAAAAACGGATCTCCTTGCTGCTGTTAACTGTGTTCACAATCTGCGCGGAAGGAATTGGGATCTGTTTAATACTGTGAATGTTGTTTTGATTCCTAAACGTGCGGAGGCGCAGGATCCAGGAGATTTCAGGCCAATAAGCCTAATGCAGAGCATTCCGAAGCTGGTCAGTAAGATGCTCGCTTCCCGGCTGGCTCCAGAAATCCACAACCTGATCACGCACAATCAGAGTGCCTTCATTCGAGGACAGTCCATCCAAGACAATTTTCTATATATCAAGAATGTGATCAAAGCGGCTCACTTGGCGAAATCCCCCTGGTCTTCCTAAAGCTTGATATAGCCAAGGCTTTCGATTCCGTGTCATGGGGATATCTATTTGAAGTCATGGAGGCCATGGGATTTGGGCAAAGATGGAGGGACATGATTGCTCTGATCTTGGCATCCTCCTCCTCTAGAATTCTGTTGAATGGAACGCCCGGCACACCTTTTACCCACATGCGTGGCTTGAGACAGGGAGACCCTCTGTCCCCCCTGTTGTTTATCATTGCTATGGAACCGCTGCAGAGACTGCTTGAGATGGCCACCGAGAAGAATATTTTGAAGCCTTTGCGAACGCGCGTGGCCAGATTCCGGGCGAGTTTCTATGCCGATGATGCTGCACTCTTCATCAACCCGGCGCGAGAAGAGATCACTGTTGTCCAGGCCATTCTGGAAATGTTTGGGAATGCCTCTGGACTCAAAACAAACATGGCAAAATCAATGGCGTACCCTGTTGCTTTCCAGGACAGGGATTTGCAACAGTTGTTGATCGATGCTAGGATTGTGCAAGGCTCTCTTCCTTGCCAATACTTGGGATTTCCCCTTGGGATTCGAAAACCAAAGAGAGTTGAGATTCAACCACTGATTGATAAAATGGCCGGAAAAATTTCTTTGAGGAAAGGCAGAATGCTTAATAGGAGAGGAAGATTAGTGTACATAAACTCGGTGGTCACAACAACGGAAGCTTACTTCTTGACAACCTTTGCCCCGGATAAGTGGTTTATTAAGAATGTGGATAAGTTGAGAAGAAACTTTCTTTGGGAGGCCGCAGATGCAAACATTGGAGGGAAAAGCCTTGTCAAGTGGAAGCAAGTTTTCTCCCCAATAAGATGTGGTGGACTAGGGGTCAAAAACATTGACTGCTTCAGCCGTGCTCTCTGTCTAAGGTGGGAATGGTTTCGACGGGAAGATGAGGATAGGCCATGGATGGGATCGCCGACGCCTTGTGATGAGATGGATAAGCAGTTGCTTACGAGCTGCACGTTGATTCAGCTGGGAGACGGCAGCATTGCGGCATTCTGGAGGGACTGATGGCTAAACGGGGAGGCCCCATGTTTTATGTATCCTGAACTATACCAACTGGCCAAATTCAAGAAGATGTCGGTTAGAGAGGCGCTCCACAGAAGATGGATCCTTGGGTTACAGAGAATGACAACAGAAGGGCAGCTCAACCAGTTCGTCCGACTTTGGGAGGAACTTCAATTGATCCAGCTCACGGACAGCAAAGACAAGATCCTTTGGAACCTGACTGCTAATTGAAAATACTCTGCCGTCTCTGCTTATGACGCCCACTTTATGGCAAGGACCAACAAGCCTGGGCTGGCCCAAGTGTGGAGGGGCAAGATGGAAGGAAAAGTTAAATTCTACTTATGGTTGTTGCTGCAAAACAGAAATTGGACGGCGGATCGTCTGCAAGCGATGGGATTGCCACACAATGACGTATGTTGCCTTTGTGATCAAGAAAAGGAGATGGCCGAACACATCACCCTGGCCTGTTGCTTTGTGAAAGAGGTTTGGCTCCAGTTCCAGCAAGCTGACGACAGGATGGGCATGATGGACTCCTCGGCAACCTCCATTGGAGAGTGGTGGTCTCGGCTATGCACATGCGATGGAACCAAGGACAAGAAGAGAGATGAAATCACACTAGCTGCTTACATAGTGTGGAACCTGTGGAAAGAAAGAAACCGTAGGGTCTTTGAGCAGAAGGAGCTGACGCCGACTGCACTTGCTGGACTGATAAGAGAAGACGTCAAGATTTTCTACGAGGCCACAAAAGAGGCGGGCGCTGGGGACACATAGAAACCCATGGCGTCTTTTCATATTATTTGTCTTTGTCTTTCTCCTGTCAATACTCTCTGATGAAAGGCCGGGCTCTTGGTCTGGATTTGTCCGAACTATGTAAAACCTCTATTCTTCTTTAATGCAAAAGCAGAGCTCCTGCTCTTCACATCAAAAAGTCTTTCCTTCGCATTCCACATGTTTATACATGGTAGTAAAAACATGTTATACTATAGATTATCTCTTATCACTTCGCGTTATCTCCAATAACTTGTGCATGTATGCCTATAGAAAGGGAAAATCTAATAGAAAATATGTGGTGAAATAAAGGCATGCTGGCACAATAGAAAAAAAATTCCTTCTTCACTATCTCTCATCCAACTTATCAAACATTTCATTTATTATCTCTAAGGAGCTGACATCACCCCATTGTAGGATAGGTGTTGGATAAAGGTTTATCCCTATGAAACGATATATGCTCATACTTTGAGATGGGAGGAGTATTAATTAGTTTATCCATAGTTAGCATAGAGGGAAATGTATAATGTAACAGGAAACTACACTATCATAACAGTAAGAATACACTTAAGAAATATAAATGAACAACAAGAATGGTCCTACCATCAAAGCACCAATCTGATTCAGAATCATGATTCTGACTAGCTTGAGAGCCGCCTCCTCCTACCACTCTATCCCCCTTCCTCTCGCCACTGCTAGAGAGCAGTGGCTAGGCTAAGTCCCGGCACTAGCCGGTGAAGGCGGAAATGAGGTCTCTTCCCCTTAACCTTTACTGGCGGATGCGATCTACAAGCAACGACTTGACCTCGAGGGTGTGGTTGTGCAGCGGTGGTGGTGATGTTTCCGGTGGGGCAAGCGATCTACAAGCAATGACTTGAGCTAGAGGGCATGGTTGTGTAGCAGTGGTGATGATGTTTCCGGTCGGGCAGGCGATCTCTCGTGGTGAGGTGTTGGTGGCCACAATCCCATCTGCAGGTATGCGGATGGTAGCGGCAACCTTTTGCATCCCAGCGAGGTGGGCTCCACTCAGAAGTGTGGATGGCACAGTGGTCCTGCACTTCGAGGCGGTGTTGTCGCTCCAGGCCGAAGGGTCTTGGACCTTCCTATCCAATAGCAACGGTGAGTATGGTTTGCCGACCTATTCCGTTCGACAGAAGAGGAAGTCGAAGCATGAGGACTCTGCTACACTGTATAGTTTCCCCAATTGGCATTTTGGCGGTGCCAGTGACCTTCCTCACTCACAAATTTTCCTCGTATGTGCATCGGTGAGATCTTCATCATTCCGAGCCATTGGTGGACATCAATACTTGTTGCGCTTGACTGTATGCTTGTGCGGGTATGGTCTTCACTGGTGTGGCATCTCACATCAAGACTGTGCAATACACGTAGCTGTTGGGATCATGGAAAATGGTGGTGCAACATGATGACTTTGATTTGGTGGTGCTTCTCGAGTACTCGGCTTCGAGCTTGAGTGAAAACCCAAGGTTTGAACCTAATTGGTTATACCTAGCAATGGCGGGATTTTGCGTTGTTACATTGTTGAAAGCACTGCTCGGATTTGCTCGACCTTAtcttcagggtgaaaacctagGATTTGATCTTTCATGCTCAGATCCGAAGACATCGGCGCTTGACTGCCATTTCCTTGCTGGAGGCGTTCTGTTGGAGAACATTTCTCAATGTCTTTGTGATCTGAGGAGATGGTTAGTGTGGATGGTCGTTGTTGTAGTTCGTCGATCACTGTTTTGATCTCTTCTTAGATTTTTCCTTTTCACGTTCGTCCACCTAGGTAGAGTTTCGGTCTTGTATGACTTTGCTCTTTGCTGGCGCAATtctttatgtgtgtgtgtgtgagtgtgcGCGCACGCGCGCACACGTTAGTGTTGGTTGTGTGCATCCTCATGCAAAGACTGGATTCATACTCATTATGTTTGTATCCTTTAGAATAAAAACAACCTTTATGAAGAATGACTAATCAGATACCCTGATCTTGTTGTTTCCATCCTTTTATCTCAACTAGCAAAGATGCCCGTGCGTTACAACGGGAGAGAAAAAAAGTCACACACCATAACTCAATAAGCATGACTCAAGAACCCCTCTCTCACATGACATCTTCTATTTTGGCACGGAACCCATACATGTTGTCGCTTTTCCTCTTGCCCCGCATTGTGAACCCCCATGCTTCGCTACAGAGCAAACGCCAGTTGCTACCCCTAGAAAGACAAAAATAATAATATATGATCATTTACATATATGTCCTTATATATTGTACATCAGGAAAATATTATGGGATTTGTCAACACAACAACAATAAATTTGAGAGGGAAAAACATATAGGCAAGCACTGCCTACATGATACATCATCACGACTGCCTACATCATGGACATCGACGAATCATTATTACATTAGTTGGTAGCTAGAGAGTGAATTCTTGTGACGATGACGACGTGCATGCCGTTGCCATCTGGTGGAACGCGTGAAGATCTTTGCATGGCTCCTGTTTCATGGTCGACTCAACTCAAAAAGCAACCTTTAGCGCAAGAATATCGTCACCGACTCACTATGCCCGCGCTGCGGACATGATGGTGAAACCAGTTCACACATATTCCTAGACTGTCCTCTTTCACAACGTATTTGGCAACGGATCGGCCTCTCTCCTTCAAGTACCATTGATGGACTCTGGGACTGCCGCCTCCCTACACAGGTGGATGCGGTAATCtggcactccgtcctcctcctcatcctaTGGAAGGTTTGGGATTCCAGAAACGCTATGACCTTCAAGCAACAAAATCACCACAGTATTCTCACCCTCAGGCGCATCATGGATGATCTCATGCTCTGGACGCACCGGACGAAGAAACCGGTGCACAAGCAGGCCGCCTCCTCCTGGCGTTCCTACCTGTTATCACGACTTCACGTGCTTATGTAATTCCCCTTTGTAATCAGTCTGACGATGGGTTATGAACTTGAGAAATGTATTTAGGTGGGgagctccccccccccccccccccccccccggtgatttttcaaaaaaataattCTTGTGAGAAGTTCGAGTACAAAGTTTCACATCTCAAACTTTTACACTCTTCCGTCCATCCATCATCCATGGCAGATCCACCACATGCGTGGCTTCACGTTGAGGTGGTATACAACCTTCATCTCACACTGTGCGTCACATTGAACTCACGAATCATTCGAGTTAATGTTCCATGATGCATTACCTGGATGCAGATGGATTGATGAGAGAAGATCGATCAATTGTTCAATCAGATGGATTACTTGTGAGATGTTGACACAGATGGCGCACCGGGGACAGCTCGTGGCTCCTTTCAACCACTTTCTTCCCTGACAAAAAAAATAATAACCTACAATCAGAAAACCACTCCGTAGTTTCTCCTCACAACATGGAGTGACCTTTGATGTCTAATGGGTCAACGGATGGTAGACGATGGTGCAGCACACTTGGAGGGTGCTCAGGTGAGGTGCGTGCTATGCTAGTTGGCATGACGTGACGTCGTGCAGTATGAGGTCTAGCGGGCATCCTAGTTATGCAAAGACTGGATTCATACTCATTATATTTGTATCCTTTAGAATAAAAACAACCTTTATCAAGAATGACTAATCAGATATCCTGATCTTGTTGTTTCCGCCCTTTTGTCTCTATGGAACAACTGTTTGTCGTCGTCTTCATTCTGTCAGTCGCCTTCCACTGTCAGCAAAGCATAGCAACGGCAGCAAGTTCGTCAGCAAAGTTGTCAATTCGTCCAGCTGGGAGGGACCCTCGTAGTCATATTTCAGAGGACACTCGTCCAGTTGTATAAAATAAGAACGGAGACAACCGGGCGGTTTTATATATGGCAAACATGAAGCGCTTGGTTTCCCCAGAGACTACTACTACAATGTTCACGACCTAGCCTGCGAGGAGGCACGCGTGCAGCTCCCTCTTCTTCCACCTCCATGGCGCCGGGAGCGCCATGCTGTACCACGTCCTGGACGCGGTGACGTCGGTGAAATGCGAGACGCGGCGGGCTCGCAAGCAGGTCAAGGTGCTCGAGGCCCTGGACGTCGCCGGGACGCAGCTGTACCACTTCACCACCATCGTCATCGCTGGCATGGGCTTCTTCACGGACGCCTACGACCTGTTCTCGGTCTCCCTCATCGCCGACCTCCTGGGCCGCATCTACTACCACTCGGCGGATGGCAGGCTCCCCGGCAACGTTGCCGGTGCCGTCAGCGGCGTGGCGCTCTGCGGCACGGTCCTGGGGCAGCTCTTCTTCGGCTGGCTCGGCGACAGGATGGGGCGGAAGCTGATCTACGGCGTCACGCTCAAGCTCATGGTGGTGTGCTCGCTCGCGTCCGGCCTCTCCTTCCACAACAAGCCCAAGTGCGTCGTGGCCACGTTGTGCTTCTTCCGCTTCTGGCTCGGCTTCGGCATCGGCGGCGACTACCCGCTCTCGGCGACCATCATGTCTGAGTATGCCAACAAGAGGACTCGCGGAGCCTTCATAGCAGCGGTCTTCGCTATGCAGGTGTGTAAGTAAAACCATCACAATATTTTTTGGAGCCTGTGCTGCATCTCATTCTTAATCTACAACCTCCATTTCTTTTTTCTCGTCTAACTCAGTCAAAGATAATATTTTAATCCTTATCGTATTATGCTTGCCCTGCATAAAGGGTCTTGGGAACCTGGCTGCTGGGGCTGTTGTTCTGGTGCTCTCTGCGAGCTTCAAGAACACGGCCGCGTACGATACTGACCAGCTCGGGCAAGCAGACTACGTGTGGCGCATAGTACTCATGCTCGGCGCCGTTCCTGCCCTGCTCACCTACTACTGGCGCATGAAGATGCCCGAGACGGCGCGCTACACCGCGCTCATCGCCAAGAACCTCAAGCTAGCGGCGTCTGACATGGCCGCGGTCCTCGACATCGACTTCGTGTCGGACATGGACGCGGAGGCCGTCGTTAAGCAGGACGAGTTTGGCCTCTTCTCCATGGAGTTCCTTCACAAGCATGGCCGCCAGCTCCTCGGAACCACCGTGTGCTGGTTCGTCCTCGACGTCGTCTTCTACTCCCTCAACCTCTTCATGAAGGACATCTTCAGCGGCATCGGCTGGTTTGGAGACGCGGCCGAGATGAGCCCTCTCGAGCAGACCTACAAGATAGCCCGCACGCAGGCCATCATCGTGGTCGGCGGTTCCCTGCCAGGGTACTTCCTCACTGTCCTCTTCGTTGACCGCATCGGCCGCATCAAGATCCAGCTCATGGGGTTCACCATGATGACCATCTTCATGATCGGGCTCGCCGCGCCCTACAAGTTCTGGTCCAAACCCAGCATGCACGCAGGCTTCGCCATCATGTATGCATTGATCCTCTTCTTCGCAAACTTCGGCCCCAACTCCACCACTTTCATCCTGCCTACCGAGATATTCCCGACGCGGCTGCGGTCGACGTGCAACGGCATATCGGCTGCCGGGGGTAAGTGTGGTGCCATCATCGGTGTTCTCTGGTTCCAGTATTCTCATACGAGCATCCGGAGCTCTCTCCTACTTCTCGCAGGGTGCAACCTGGTTGGAGTCATGTTCACTCTTGCCTTGCCGGAATCCAAAGGGATGTCACTCGAGGATATCAccggggaaatggaggaagaaaGCGAACCATCTCAAGAATCTACAGTTGCTGAAGTTGAGTTCATCCACAGCGTGGAAATTTTGTAGCCAGTACCATTCATCCCGGTTGCTGATTTTAGTGTCTTCTCAAAATTACTCAAACATTGGAAACTTGTATCTTTGAGATGTTTGGATTATATATAGTGTTcaatgtgacatgagatgggatAGACTCCAAACGAAGTGGCAATAACACAAGTAAATCTAGGCATAGCAAATAATAGAGCAAATTTCAGTTTTACTTCCTTTACTCCTCCTATCCATATTACCTGTCGCTGGTTTAGTACAACTTTAGTACAGAATTGTATTAAAGCAGCGACAAGTaatccctctgtcccaaaatataagGCATTTCTGCTTTATAACCTTTAAACACATCAACAAAGGAGATCTCTTCATACCCTTCATAATAATGAGTATAATGGTCTTTCTTAAAAATACATTGTCCGCACTCTAAAAATAGAGACCTGACTTGTTCCGAGTCCACTATGGGCAGGCCTAGTAGTAACTAGTAAGTGTGTACTGTAGCCCGGGATTGAAAATCAGAAGAAAAAACACTAGAACCAACCAGATTTGCTGATATATTAGCAGAGTTTCTTATCAACAAGAATTGATTTACTGTAGCAGACCAAACCAGCACTGTACTACCGGGCAGGAAACTGTAGCGAACCGACCGAGGGGGTATTGTAGCTAATGTGTTTTTCAAATTTTAAAATGTTTTCTGAAACACAAACATTTTAAAAAATCcgaattttttttcaaactttGAACTTCTTTTTGAAACGCAAACATTTTTTATTTTGTgaaattttttcaaattcatgaacactttttcagaattgtgaacatttttcttAAAGTGCGAACAATTTTTCAAATTTGCGAACATTTTCTTTGAAACttgaattttttttaaacttcATAGTATTTTTTGAAAATGCAAACACTTCTCAAATTTGTGAGCATCACTTGAAAACacaaacatttttaaaaatttaagaatatttttaaactttataaacaTATTTTGAAAACAATTTTTATTTTCTAGGGAATAAGcattttttattttctatttttcgtTTTTCTTCGGTTTTCTCGTTAATTCATTTTCCTCCTTTTTGAACTTTATTACAATTCTTGAAACCTTTTCAAAAACTTGAAAAATCTTTGGAATACCAGAAAATGTTCTTATTTTCAAATATTGTttatatttttttttcaaattctaGAATTTGATTAAAAATAATCCCTTTCTTGACTTTTTTATTCACACAGTTTAAAAATATTTGTGCTTCAATAAATTTGATAAATTTTTAAAAAAGCATATGAACTGAAATTTTTCTTCAAAATTTTCATCAATTGTGAATTTGTTACCACTTTTGGAAAATGTGTTTTAACTATGTAAAATTTTCACACACAATTTGTTATTCCAAAATTGTTGAAATTTTTTAAGAAATGTTTACAACATAAGAAAACGTTCATGTGAATTGATAATGATGGAAATTGCAAATAGCAGAAGCATTAAAATTAGGTAAAACTACATGCTCATGGATGCACCCGTCTGGCATAGTCTGGCACACTTTTCTCAACTGCTGTTTTTTGAACTACTAGTAAGCGTACACGTCAAAATTCACATGTATAGAGAAGATAGTCTGGTAGTAGTAGTCAAAAATATTGCAAACGGACCTAGCATGTTTTTGTACAATCAAGGAAGGTCATTATCACTGTTTGACAAAAGGTACTCCCCGCAAGTGATATAAAATGTCTTAGAGGGAGTATAATTTAGAAAATCTACTTTGCAATGCACCTAAGAGCATCTCTAATAGATTCCTAAGTTTTGGGCGAAAGAAAAGGCCATTCCAGATCTCGCAAAACAGCTGGTCCTGTAAAAATTTATACAGCTCCCCTTAAGAAAAACCTCGTCCTGAAGATATGGAGTTTTGGAGACAAACTTTTTAGCTCCCCCTTTACCAGAATACCGTTGGCGAGAGGGAAGTTTCACGTCAACCGCCACCGCCAGCTCTTGATTCTAGCCTTCCCCACTGTCGCCGACTGGCCGACCGACGTCCCCCGCCCTTCCTCACCTCACTCTTGAAGGCCATCGAATCGTTGGGGAAGAAGACGACAatgaaaaaaaagagagaaaaagcaTCGATAGATGGAATATTAGTTTTTACAATAGAAAATTGCGGTATCTGTTCAGTGCCAGCCCTCGTGTTACTGAAAATCCTTTTTAGGAGGAACCGTAAGCTGGTTTTTTAGACGCCAGGCGCGGGGACCATGTTGTCCGGGAGTCCCATGGTGAAGtccacgttggagccggcgaacgCGCTGAGCACGCGCGCATCCTCATCGTATAGCTTGACCTTGGTGGCGTTCAGCGCACGGAGGAGCACGACCGCCGCAGGTTGTCGGCCACCTGGCCGTAGTTCACCCCGAGCGCCGTGGAACCTCCCCCTACCGCCGCCAAGTCCGATGCAAGCGTGGTGACGGCCACGACAAGCACGTGCCGGAGCAGCGAGCCGAAGTAGAAATGTGGTGGAGCTATCTGACAAGGCCGGGAGTGAACTGACAGCACCATAGGAGGATGCGAATCACACGCTTTATATCGAAGTTGTTTTTGTGTCGGCTCTGACAAGGTGCCGTTGGTAGAATGCTTGCTTAGATCAGGACTGTCCAAGGCCAAAGATCGGTTGAGATTTCGTGTGGGGTctctgttggggaacacagtatttcaaaaaaattgcctacgatcacgcaagatcaatctagaagatgcatagcaatgagcggggagagtgtgtccatgtaccctcatagaccgtaagaggaagtgtttagtaacgcggttgatgtagttgaatgTCTTCGCGGTCCAACCGattcaagtaccgaatgtacagcacctccgcgatcagcacatgttcagctcggtgacgtgccttgaactcttgatccatttgaggccgagggagagttccgtcagcacgacggcgtggcgacggtgttgatgaagttaccagcatagggcttcgcctaagcactacgacgatatgactgaggtgtgtaactgtggagaggggcaccgcacctggctaagagaagacttggtgtgcctttggggcgcccccctcccacgtatataaaggggggaggaggagaaggCCGGCCCTAGAGCAGGCGCGctaaggggggagtcctacttggactcctagtccaagtaggattcgcccccctccttccttgcaccggagagggaaaaggggaagggagagagagggagaaggaaagggcaggcgcaccccctccctagtccaattcggactccctatagggagggggcacggctgccccttgtgggctgcctcccctcttcccTATGGCCATGTAGGCCCAATCTTTCCCCGGGATGTCCGAATGCAACCTTCCAacatatgaatctttacctctcgaccatttcaaaactcctctcatgtccgtgatctcatctgggacttcGAACAAACTTCGTTCATCAAAACAtgaaactcataatacaaatcgtcatcgaacgttaagcatgcggaccctacgggttcgagaactatgtagacatgaccgagacacatctccggtcaataaccaacagcggaacctggatgctcatatgggttccta belongs to Triticum urartu cultivar G1812 chromosome 7, Tu2.1, whole genome shotgun sequence and includes:
- the LOC125523121 gene encoding probable inorganic phosphate transporter 1-4 — translated: MSHDVKVLEALDVAGTQLYHFTTIVIAGMGFFTDAYDLFSVSLIADLLGRIYYHSADGRLPGNVAGAVSGVALCGTVLGQLFFGWLGDRMGRKLIYGVTLKLMVVCSLASGLSFHNKPKCVVATLCFFRFWLGFGIGGDYPLSATIMSEYANKRTRGAFIAAVFAMQGLGNLAAGAVVLVLSASFKNTAAYDTDQLGQADYVWRIVLMLGAVPALLTYYWRMKMPETARYTALIAKNLKLAASDMAAVLDIDFVSDMDAEAVVKQDEFGLFSMEFLHKHGRQLLGTTVCWFVLDVVFYSLNLFMKDIFSGIGWFGDAAEMSPLEQTYKIARTQAIIVVGGSLPGYFLTVLFVDRIGRIKIQLMGFTMMTIFMIGLAAPYKFWSKPSMHAGFAIMYALILFFANFGPNSTTFILPTEIFPTRLRSTCNGISAAGGKCGAIIGVLWFQYSHTSIRSSLLLLAGCNLVGVMFTLALPESKGMSLEDITGEMEEESEPSQESTVAEVEFIHSVEIL